One genomic region from Prunus persica cultivar Lovell chromosome G3, Prunus_persica_NCBIv2, whole genome shotgun sequence encodes:
- the LOC18783622 gene encoding V-type proton ATPase subunit G, translated as MASNRGQGGIQQLLTAEQEAQHIVNAARSAKMARLKQAKDEAEREIAETRSQVELQFQKKVAASSGDSGANVKRLEHETEHKINHLSSEASRISSDVVQMLLKQVTTVKV; from the exons ATGGCATCCAACAGGGGTCAAGGTGGAATTCAACAATTGCTGACTGCAGAGCAAGAAGCTCAACACATCGTCAATGCTGCCAGAAgcg CAAAAATGGCTAGACTGAAACAAGCCAAAGATGAGGCTGAAAGGGAGATTGCTGAAACCCGTTCCCAAGTGGAGCTTCAGTTCCAGAAGAAAGTTGCAGCG AGCAGTGGAGATTCAGGGGCTAATGTGAAGCGTCTTGAACATGAAACTGAGCACAAGATCAATCACCTCTCTTCCGAGGCCTCAAGGATTTCAAGTGATGTTGTGCAAATGCTTCTGAAGCAGGTGACAACAGTGAAAGTTTAA